GGATGCCACTCTTCTATCCCAACAAATCAGTTTCATCCCACTGCTCAAATATTGGAAATGAAAGGGTTTTCCTTTCTTATTGATTGTGGGGAAGGAACACAAGTTCAATTAAGAAAAGCAAAAATAAAATTTAACAGAATAATACATATATTTATATCTCATCTACATGGAGACCATTTTTTTGGATTGATTGGATTGTTATCTACATTTCATTTATTAGGAAGAGAAAATTCTGTCAGAATTTACGCTCCAAAAGGATTAAAAGAAATTATAGATGTTCATTTTAAATGGTCTTACACTAGACTAAAATACTGTATAGATCATATAGAATTATCATCTAAGAAATTGGAAAAAATCATGGAAAATGAAAAAATAGAAGTTTTTTCTATTCCATTAAAACATAGAATTTATGCTAATGGATTTCTCTTTAAAGAAAAACCTAGTAATAGAAAATTAAATATGGAAGAGATTAAAAAAATTACTGATATAAAAATTGTAGACTACAAAAATCTAAAACTAGGAAAAGATTTCAAAACAAATGATGGAAGAATAATCCCAAATGAGAAATTAACGTTTGATCCTCCAAAAAGACTGTCTTACGCTTTTTGTTCAGATACTTCTTTCTCTCTTCCTATAATTGAACATATAAAATGTGTAGATTTATTATACCATGAATCTACTTTTTTGAAAACAGAAGAAAGTAGAGCGATCAATACAGGACATTCTACAGCCAATCAGGCTGCTCATATAGCAAAGAAAGCTAAAGTCAAAAAATTGTTATTAGGACACTATTCAAATCGATTTCCTAATATCAAAGAATTCGAAAAAGAAGCAAAAGAAATCTTTATTAATGTAGAAGCATCAGAACCCTTAAAAACATATTATTTATAATCTGAAATCATTTCATTTATTCTTCTTGAAGAAAAAAAAGATATAATAATCCCTATTGTAAGAATAATACTTATAACTATACAAGAATCTAACATTGTTACTTTTACAGGAAAAGAAATTTTTCCTATTACTTTAATAAGTTGATATTTCTTTTGGATAAAGGACATTATATATGCCAGAAATAAACCACTAAAACATCCAAAAATAGTAATTAAGAAGCCTATATGTAAAAAAATAGTTTTGATTTTGCATAAAGAAAAACCAATGTACCATAATGTAAAAAGTTCTTTTATTTTATCTAATTGCAAAATAAAAATAGCACTAAATAAATTGAATCCAGTAATCAAAGTCATTAAACTAAATAAAAAATAAACAAATATTTTTTCTGTATTCAGAACTTTGTAAAAAGCTTTTTCTTTTTCTGTTCGTGTTATTATATCAAAATTTGATCCCAATTTTTCTATCAAAATATTTTTTATTTTTTGAATGTCAGCTTTTTTATGAATTTTTATTTCTAATGTTTGAATTCCCTTTTCTTTTATTATATTCTGAATTTCAGATAAATTACAAAACAAATATTCTATATCCATTTTTCTACTAAATTGAAAAACACCTTTTATAGAAATTTTTTTTTGAATAAAAAATGGAATAAAAGTATTATGATCCTTTTTGTAAGAAAAAAATAGAATTTTATAAGGAATTTTGATCTGTTTTCTAAATATTATTGGAAAATAAAATGTCATAGAAGACCATCCTACATACACATTTAAAGAACCAGGACATAAAGTATTTTTTAAATCTATTTTTTTGAATTTTTCCATAACTTTTTCATATTCTGTATCTACCCCTTTTAAAGAAAAAAAATATTTTTTATTGTTATAATGCAAAAAAACTTTTTTTTCCATAGTTTTAGAAAAAGCGATGATTCCTTTTATAGATTTTATTTTTTTTGTGATAATTCCGTTATCAGAAAATAAATCTCCTTTATTAGAAGAAATGATAATGTCAGGATAATGAATTTGATAAAATTTTTTATTCAAATTTTCTAATCCAGAAAAAACAAATAAAATTATAGCCAGAGAAAATGTGGAAACATTAAGAGATAAAACAGATAAAAAAACAATAACATTTACAATGTTCGTTTTTTTTTTAGAAAAAAAATAGCGTACAGATATATAAAATTCTGTTTTCAAAAACTTAATCTTTTATTGATACAAAAAATCTAATCTTGGGATTTTTTTCACACGATATCTAAGTCTTTTAGAAAGTAATTTTCTATAAAATCTAGATTTGGAACGTATAAATTCTAAAATTTCCTTATTAAAATAAGGAAAAATTCTGATATAGACTTTTATTAAATTCATATCGGGAGTTATGCATACTTTAATCAAAGTAACCAAAAATTTTTCGTTATTTTTATTTCTAATTTCTTCTTCTTCATTCAGAATTTCTGCTATTTCTATAGAAAATATTGAAGATAATTTTTCATTTTTAATGAAATTCATTTATTTAATAATAGTTTTGACGAAAATTATAAATGATATAAAAAAAAATTCAGAAAAATTTGTAACAGGAAAAATAATATTGTAAAATTGCAAGAAACCCATTTTTTCACTGGTCCCATAGCTCAGTTGGTTAGAGCACCTGACTCATAATCAGGGAGTCGCTGGTTCAAATCCAGCTGGGACCATTTTTCCACTTGTAACCGGGGAGGGATTCGAACCCACAACCTACAGTTTAGGAAACTGTTGTTCTATCCTATTTGAACTACCCAGTCTTTTTTCTTGATATAACAGAAACAACTGATCTATTTTTTTTTATTTTCTTAAAATAAACATATCCACTTTTTATAGCATATAAAG
This genomic window from Blattabacterium cuenoti contains:
- a CDS encoding ABC transporter permease yields the protein MKTEFYISVRYFFSKKKTNIVNVIVFLSVLSLNVSTFSLAIILFVFSGLENLNKKFYQIHYPDIIISSNKGDLFSDNGIITKKIKSIKGIIAFSKTMEKKVFLHYNNKKYFFSLKGVDTEYEKVMEKFKKIDLKNTLCPGSLNVYVGWSSMTFYFPIIFRKQIKIPYKILFFSYKKDHNTFIPFFIQKKISIKGVFQFSRKMDIEYLFCNLSEIQNIIKEKGIQTLEIKIHKKADIQKIKNILIEKLGSNFDIITRTEKEKAFYKVLNTEKIFVYFLFSLMTLITGFNLFSAIFILQLDKIKELFTLWYIGFSLCKIKTIFLHIGFLITIFGCFSGLFLAYIMSFIQKKYQLIKVIGKISFPVKVTMLDSCIVISIILTIGIIISFFSSRRINEMISDYK
- a CDS encoding ribonuclease Z, which gives rise to MKKPSLTILGCHSSIPTNQFHPTAQILEMKGFSFLIDCGEGTQVQLRKAKIKFNRIIHIFISHLHGDHFFGLIGLLSTFHLLGRENSVRIYAPKGLKEIIDVHFKWSYTRLKYCIDHIELSSKKLEKIMENEKIEVFSIPLKHRIYANGFLFKEKPSNRKLNMEEIKKITDIKIVDYKNLKLGKDFKTNDGRIIPNEKLTFDPPKRLSYAFCSDTSFSLPIIEHIKCVDLLYHESTFLKTEESRAINTGHSTANQAAHIAKKAKVKKLLLGHYSNRFPNIKEFEKEAKEIFINVEASEPLKTYYL
- a CDS encoding ribosome-binding factor A, producing MNFIKNEKLSSIFSIEIAEILNEEEEIRNKNNEKFLVTLIKVCITPDMNLIKVYIRIFPYFNKEILEFIRSKSRFYRKLLSKRLRYRVKKIPRLDFLYQ